A single Thermogemmatispora onikobensis DNA region contains:
- a CDS encoding ArnT family glycosyltransferase has translation MTNEVIVDSRAPMSTTHRPQNAPRRWLCWAGLCLLLALGLGMRLYRLGQPLERDFDEGVYLQSLRAMSHGFALYSQIFYSQPPAFLEAVFPVYALAGQTLWAGRLGIALLSLCGLLGAWLLGKALSGYTGAFVALLLTLTSVSFLNESRVLQADGPSVALSLLAVGLAFHWWQKPAGWRGLILAVLSGAILALSILTKFLVVPALLPAGTLALIRFWHLIRRPQGEALPARSLTFWAPVAGMLAFVLVALLLFVPFIGSFPVMFQSIFSFHTQSSIDFRYTFRTLTLPLLAQGLLTPLTLAGLAGTIVAGLRRDWRVIPLLLWLGGTLIVLLEQRPLFVHHLVALVPPLVGLSALGSPDLAALSRRLRDSSDQQSQRRFSLASSIMVIVLVLTCAGALSQDVLYFLQPPHPVMPMEPLQLVARDLEHFTQPGEMVISDEPLAVALAGRDTPPWLVDPSSVRIHTGYLTLQDLITASQQPQVRAVLFFSSRFRLPEIEEYHNWVAQHFHLVRVYGKDSIGYPQELWVR, from the coding sequence ATGACCAACGAGGTCATCGTGGATAGCCGGGCCCCCATGTCCACGACGCATAGACCCCAGAACGCACCCAGGCGCTGGTTGTGCTGGGCAGGGCTATGCCTCTTGCTCGCCCTTGGCCTGGGTATGCGTCTCTATCGGTTGGGACAGCCACTAGAGCGCGATTTTGACGAAGGGGTCTACCTGCAGTCGTTGCGCGCTATGAGCCACGGCTTTGCTCTCTATAGCCAGATCTTCTATTCGCAGCCACCGGCCTTTCTGGAAGCAGTCTTTCCAGTCTACGCCCTGGCCGGTCAGACTCTGTGGGCGGGACGCCTGGGCATTGCTCTGCTCTCGCTCTGCGGTCTGCTCGGTGCCTGGTTACTTGGCAAGGCTCTCTCTGGCTATACAGGAGCCTTTGTGGCCTTGCTCTTAACATTGACCAGTGTATCGTTTCTCAACGAATCGCGCGTTCTGCAGGCAGATGGTCCATCGGTCGCGCTGTCGCTACTGGCCGTCGGCCTGGCCTTTCACTGGTGGCAAAAGCCTGCAGGGTGGCGCGGCCTGATCCTGGCAGTCCTGAGCGGGGCGATCCTGGCGCTCAGCATCCTCACCAAATTCCTGGTTGTACCCGCTCTTCTCCCTGCCGGGACGCTGGCACTGATTCGCTTCTGGCACTTGATCCGCCGGCCCCAAGGCGAGGCCCTCCCGGCTCGCAGCCTCACCTTCTGGGCGCCGGTAGCCGGCATGCTGGCCTTCGTGCTGGTCGCGCTCTTGCTCTTCGTACCGTTCATCGGCTCCTTTCCCGTGATGTTCCAGAGTATCTTCTCTTTTCATACTCAGTCAAGCATAGACTTTCGCTACACGTTCCGTACGCTCACCCTGCCACTGTTAGCACAGGGCCTGCTGACGCCCCTGACACTGGCAGGTCTGGCAGGAACAATTGTGGCTGGTCTGCGCCGGGATTGGCGTGTCATACCGTTGCTGCTCTGGTTGGGGGGAACGCTCATTGTTCTGCTGGAGCAACGCCCCCTCTTTGTTCACCATCTGGTTGCGCTGGTGCCGCCGCTTGTGGGACTGAGCGCTTTAGGGTCTCCCGATCTTGCCGCGCTCAGTCGCCGGCTCCGAGACAGCAGCGATCAGCAGAGCCAGCGTCGCTTCTCGCTGGCCAGCTCGATCATGGTGATCGTCCTGGTGCTCACCTGTGCCGGTGCTCTCAGCCAGGACGTGCTCTATTTTCTCCAGCCACCTCACCCTGTGATGCCAATGGAGCCGCTCCAGCTCGTGGCCAGGGATCTAGAGCATTTCACCCAACCAGGCGAGATGGTGATCAGCGATGAGCCGCTGGCGGTGGCGCTCGCTGGACGGGATACCCCGCCCTGGCTCGTGGACCCCTCCTCGGTGCGCATTCACACTGGCTACCTGACTCTCCAGGACCTGATCACTGCCAGCCAGCAGCCCCAGGTGCGGGCTGTGCTCTTCTTCAGCTCGCGCTTTCGTTTACCCGAGATCGAGGAGTATCATAATTGGGTGGCACAACATTTTCATCTGGTGCGTGTCTATGGCAAGGATAGCATAGGCTACCCCCAAGAGCTATGGGTGCGCTAA
- a CDS encoding AAA family ATPase, translating to MATEKHFEKQTELDKSIDRGLDQFGRFVRHNWFWLLLGGLVLWYFFSAIFPQLSAPSPGALFAYLLQIAFAIFYILIQFIALFWFLGRPRLYWLMPGETGVGFQDYKGNPEVLEQARRIVAILQGIKEFREMGGQPIRGLLLSGPPGTGKSYLAQCISSEAQVPFGYASAASFRNMFWGIDVLIIMRLYRRARKLAREYGACILFLDEIDALGTSRTSQGRTPVPGMGGGLFGFMSTGGSLNQLLMELDPPPVETGWFRKILRVLGLYHGRVQREPVLTIGATNLPESLDPALLRPGRFDRRIHVAPPTDKYRGEVIEYYLQKVKHDPNISISALVYRMAGYTPVEIKHVINEAVIIAYFSGRDEVHYQDIIEAQDIHELGYRRESNLSLLERRRLAYHEAGHAVASYYLLERYLPPFVTIHQRSSLEDAAAFALPRPKETIVTMSKEEILAHIQMMLASRAAEELFLNTQLNGAIGDLQQATALAASYIGLYGMDGTLVSYGSLVPQSAEPGATPTAAPSLSALQERIETVLQSQFKAVKLLLQEHREAVIAVAESLIEREELTPEEVEELINEADAHRVTVQLLPELAPVLGLSQEQTDGDGHVATLAARLPASNGHAADEASTPEATQS from the coding sequence ATGGCGACCGAGAAACACTTTGAGAAGCAGACCGAGCTGGATAAGTCTATCGACCGGGGTCTCGATCAGTTTGGCCGCTTCGTGCGTCACAACTGGTTCTGGCTCCTGCTCGGGGGGCTTGTCCTCTGGTACTTTTTCAGCGCTATCTTCCCCCAGTTGAGCGCCCCTTCCCCAGGGGCTCTCTTCGCCTACCTGCTGCAGATCGCCTTTGCCATCTTCTATATCCTGATCCAATTTATCGCCCTCTTCTGGTTCCTAGGACGTCCCCGCCTCTACTGGCTGATGCCGGGCGAGACGGGCGTTGGCTTTCAGGACTATAAGGGCAACCCGGAGGTGCTGGAGCAGGCCAGGCGGATCGTGGCCATTCTTCAGGGAATTAAAGAGTTTCGCGAGATGGGCGGCCAACCCATCCGTGGATTGCTGCTTTCCGGCCCACCCGGCACCGGTAAAAGCTATCTGGCCCAGTGTATCAGCAGCGAAGCCCAGGTTCCCTTCGGTTACGCCAGCGCCGCCAGCTTCCGCAATATGTTCTGGGGCATCGATGTCCTGATTATTATGCGACTCTATCGGCGGGCGCGTAAACTGGCGCGAGAGTACGGGGCCTGCATTCTCTTCCTGGACGAGATCGATGCGCTGGGAACTTCGCGCACGAGCCAGGGCCGCACACCAGTCCCGGGTATGGGGGGCGGCCTCTTCGGCTTTATGAGCACCGGTGGCTCTCTTAACCAACTGCTGATGGAGCTGGACCCGCCGCCGGTCGAAACAGGCTGGTTTAGGAAAATTCTGCGCGTCCTCGGCCTCTACCACGGGCGAGTCCAGCGCGAGCCAGTCTTGACCATCGGGGCGACCAATCTGCCCGAGAGCCTTGATCCAGCCCTGCTGCGCCCGGGACGTTTCGATCGGCGTATCCACGTGGCCCCACCCACGGATAAGTACCGCGGTGAGGTCATCGAGTACTATCTGCAGAAGGTTAAGCATGATCCCAACATCTCAATCAGTGCCCTGGTCTACCGCATGGCGGGCTACACGCCTGTGGAGATTAAACATGTCATTAACGAGGCGGTGATCATCGCCTACTTCTCTGGACGCGATGAGGTGCATTATCAGGATATTATCGAGGCCCAGGATATCCATGAGCTGGGCTATCGCCGGGAGAGCAACCTCTCGCTCCTGGAACGACGGCGCCTGGCCTACCATGAGGCCGGTCATGCGGTCGCTTCTTACTACCTGCTAGAGCGCTACCTGCCGCCCTTTGTGACGATTCATCAGCGCAGTAGCCTCGAGGATGCGGCCGCCTTTGCCCTTCCTCGACCCAAGGAGACGATTGTCACGATGAGCAAGGAGGAGATCCTCGCTCATATCCAGATGATGCTCGCCTCCCGCGCCGCCGAGGAGCTGTTTCTGAATACTCAGCTGAATGGGGCCATTGGTGATCTGCAGCAGGCCACCGCGCTGGCCGCTTCCTACATCGGCCTCTATGGCATGGACGGGACCCTGGTCTCCTATGGCTCCCTCGTCCCTCAGTCTGCAGAGCCAGGCGCTACACCCACTGCAGCGCCGTCACTGTCTGCACTCCAAGAGCGCATCGAAACTGTGCTTCAATCGCAGTTCAAGGCCGTCAAACTCCTGCTGCAGGAGCACCGCGAGGCGGTGATCGCTGTGGCAGAGTCCCTGATTGAGCGCGAAGAGCTGACCCCCGAGGAGGTCGAGGAGCTGATCAATGAGGCCGACGCCCACCGCGTGACCGTCCAGCTGCTGCCCGAGCTGGCACCAGTGCTTGGTCTGAGTCAAGAGCAGACCGATGGCGATGGCCACGTAGCCACGCTCGCCGCCAGGCTGCCAGCCAGCAACGGCCACGCCGCAGATGAAGCTTCCACTCCCGAGGCCACGCAATCGTAA
- a CDS encoding glucosaminidase domain-containing protein — MMRSGRYRRRHSSRGRRKGQESRRPSRRYGRAGSQWQSRWLVLTLAALIVAALLWLLFDPVALEEEGHYAVVGQPSVSADFIDQVLAAYDSPAAGKGQALYADGLAYHIDPVYALAFFLEESRFGTTGVARVTRSLGNIRALPGQASYAGYRRYASWEAGFTDWYRLIADEYVARGLITVDQIVPVYAPAADGNDVAAYVHTIKLAVDTWRTGKLLV; from the coding sequence ATGATGCGCAGTGGGCGCTATCGCCGAAGGCACAGCAGCCGCGGCAGGCGCAAGGGCCAGGAAAGCCGTCGCCCCTCTCGGCGCTACGGCAGAGCGGGGTCACAGTGGCAGAGTCGTTGGCTGGTCTTGACGCTGGCCGCGCTGATCGTGGCCGCCTTGTTGTGGCTCCTCTTTGATCCCGTCGCTCTAGAGGAGGAGGGCCACTATGCGGTTGTGGGCCAGCCCTCGGTATCGGCGGACTTCATTGATCAGGTGCTGGCTGCCTACGACTCACCAGCGGCGGGCAAGGGACAGGCCCTTTATGCCGATGGCCTGGCTTACCATATTGATCCTGTCTATGCCCTGGCCTTCTTTCTGGAGGAGAGTCGCTTTGGTACGACTGGCGTCGCGCGTGTCACCCGTTCGCTGGGCAATATTCGGGCCCTGCCCGGGCAGGCGAGCTATGCCGGCTATCGGCGCTACGCCAGCTGGGAAGCAGGCTTTACCGACTGGTATCGGCTGATCGCCGATGAATACGTCGCCCGAGGATTGATCACGGTTGATCAGATTGTGCCTGTCTACGCCCCGGCTGCTGACGGTAACGATGTGGCCGCCTATGTTCATACGATAAAACTGGCCGTTGATACCTGGCGCACCGGCAAGCTCCTCGTGTAG